Below is a genomic region from Treponema sp. OMZ 798.
ACTAAACTATGAGCTGGACTACGAATATGACAATAAATACGCCCACCGCCTAATAAGAGCAGGAAACCGCTATTACCGTTACGACTCCAACGGCAACATCACTGCAGAAAAAGACGGAAAGTTCAGCGACAAAGAAGAAATAACATTTACCTACTCCTACTTTGCAGAGCATGACGTATACGGCGTAGATTACGGCTTTGACTTAGAACCTCCCGAAGATGACCCTGCAAACCTAGAAGTAGGCACAACCACAGGAGGCGGAATACAAGGAGGCTACAGAAGAGATTATACATGGAATGAACGCAACCTATTGATAAAATCGGACGATAAGTTAAACACAGTAATATACCGCTACGGAGATGACGGACAGAGAGCCTTAAAATTTACGCAACAGAGTAATAGCGAGACATTGTATTTTAATAACTTTTATTCGGTACACCAAGTTGCCCATGAACCCAACCACGAACATGGGCTTAGAGTAAGCAAACACATCTTTGTCGGAAACTCGCGATTAGTAACTGCTATGACGCACGCAGACAACCACGGCGACACAACAGAACAAACAGAGAAAAGATACTACTACCACGCAGACCATCTGCAAAGTGCACAGTTTATAACCGATTGGAATGGTATGCAGTATGAACACATAGAGTATACCCCGTATGGAGAGCTGTGGATAGAGGAAACGGCACCCGGAATAGATAAACTGCCGTTTAGGTTTACCGGTAAAGAACTGGATGAAGAGACGGGGTTGTACTACTATGGGGCGAGGTACTTGGATCCGAAGTATTCGAGGTGGCTGTCAGGGGATCCTGCACTAAATGATTATATACCAAAGGCTCCTATTGATGATGAAGCGAAGAAGCACAATGAGAACTTGCCGGGAATGGGCGGAGTGTTTAATGTTGTAAACTTACATGTGTATCATTACGCAGGGAATAATCCGATTAAATATATTGATCCGGATGGGAGAATATTAATAATTGATGGTTCGTCATCCGATGACCCTAATTACGTAAAAAAAATTGAAAAATTACTTGATTTAGCTTCCTCTGCTTCTGCAGAATTTAAAGATATGCTTGATGCTATACGAGAAAATAAGGAGATAACAGTTACTATAAAAGACTTTAATGAAGAATTCAAAATTCCTGTATGTGGAATTATGAACAAAAAAAATTTTCTTTTAGACTACCCTTCTGATTCAACTATTTATCTAAGTCCAGAATTTACATATAGTGAAAAATCAACAGGGGATAATTTTAGCGCATTAGAGATTATTGCCCATGAGTTAACACATGCTTATGATAATATGAGAGGGATGTATTATAAGAATTCTTACATTCCGGTTAATGGTGGGAAATCACGTTTCAATAGAAAAAAAGAGTTAAATGCTGTTAATATTGAGAATCAAATTAGACTATTTTTTGGTAAGTCACATAGGAATACATATTCAAGTTATGATATAGGAATAAGAACTTATGAAAAAACAAAAAAACGTGTTGAGATGTGGAGTAAAATTAGATGAAAAAAAAGTTTTTTACTTTAATATTTTTTCTATATTTTAATATTTTAGCATTAAGTTTTGAGATTCCTAATGAGTATCAAAAATTTTCTTATATAGATTCTAAGGATAATTATTATAAAATACTGATAGAGGAATTTAATAATGATATAGATAAATATTATGAAATAATTATACCTGGTTTATATCAAAATCCTAATTCTATTAATTGGCATCTGATCTTTGTGTCTTCATCAAAAAAGAATAAATATTGTATTTTTTACTTTAATAACAATTATGGTAATGTATTATTAGAATTGAATGAAGATATTTTTAATAAATATATTTCTGAAATTGAATTAATTATTAAAAATAAGAAAATATCAGAATATGAAAAAGGTATTATTGATTCACCGTTTCTTATTTTCTTTTTTGGGAGAATTAAATCATTAAATATAAATGAATGTTTTTATGGAGTATTAAATTATAAAAAACATGACGATTATCAAAGAAAATTATACGAGTATTTTACTGAAAAATCAAAAGAACTACTAAAAGAAATAGGAGAAAATGAAAACTAGTTATTTATTTAAACATTCTGCCTACCTCTTTTCTCGGACAGCGATTGAAGCAGAAATCCTTTTTGCGGTGTGTTTAAGCAAAAAGCAAGCTCTGACCGGAGGGAAGAGCCTTGCCTGTGAAGACAAATGCAGCAAAAAGATTGGAGCGGAAAGCGCGGTGCTTAATTTTGTTTTCTTCATACTGATAAAAAACAAAATTGAGCAGTCCGCCAAAAGAAACTCATTACTGAAAAAAACTACTGACAGGACTTTTGAAAATAGGCGGAGCAGATACAAGGAGCCTAGTAAAAATAAAGCGGAGGCGTATCGGGTATACGTCGAGCATTTATTTTTGCGTAGCGACGCAGGAGATGCCCGCATATTTTCAAAAGAAGTAATCCATGATGGTCTAGGACGCATAAACTACACAGCCAAAGAAGGAGAAGTATACATTGAAGGAACAGCTGATTCTACTCAAACAGGCTGGAACGTTTCGGGAGCAGTTTACTATGATGAAGACGGAAGAAAAAAAGGAGAAGGACAGCCCGTGTTCTATGGAGGAGATATACAAAATGAATTAAGCGGAAGCTCAAGCCAAATCCTTTTATATGAAAAATTAAACGAATTAAAACATCCTACAAGCTATGAATATGACGGACTAGGCCGCGTAATAAAAACAACCCTTCCCGACGGAAACATACAGCGTAATGAGTACTCGATAGATTCTTCCTTACAAATAACAAAAACAACCGACCCATTGGAAAACGTAAACATCAGTAAAAAAGATATAAGAGGAAACATAAAAGAAGTAGAAAGACGGGATAAAAACAACACTCTCCTTACTAAGGCAAAATACGAATACTCTGTTCTTGGCGAGATGCTGCGAGCCTACGACGCTAAAGACAATCTTTTAGCAGTAAACTATGACATGCTCGGAAGGCGTATAAGTTTAGAAAGCCTTGATATGGGAAGAAAAGAATGGAACTATGACGATAAGGGAAGACTTGAATATGAAAGCGACTCCGTATTAAGATCAAAATTAGCATCAATAAAATACGAATACGACGGACTGGACAGAATAATAAAAATAGACTATCCTTTTAGTGAAGATGTAGAATATGAATACGGCCCTCCCGGCGATAAAGGCGCCGGCGAGATAATCCGCAAAAAAGACGAAACGGGAGAAACAATGTACAGCTACGGCTTACTGAACGAAGTAAAGACAGAAACACGCACGATAAAGCGGGGAAGAGACTTCCAAAAACCCGTAACCGCCGTCTTTAACTATGAAGCCGACTACCTTGGCAGAATGCAGAGCATAAGCTACCCTGACGGAGAAGTGCTGACTTACAGCTACGACAAAGGAGGACAATTAAAAGGAGTTATAGGCAAAAAAGGAATAGAAACCTATAGATACGTAGACAATATCTTATACGATGAACACTCACAAAGAGTCTACATCAAATACGGCAACGGAGTAGAAACAAGATACAACTATGACCCTGCACGGCGTTGGCTAAAAGACATCAAGACAGAAAACAAAGATAAGAATTTGGTATTCCAAAAAATAAATTATAACTTTGATGCAGTAGGCAATGTAGAAGGATACATAAACACGGCTAGCAAATATGAAACAAGCCAAAGCTACAGTTATGACAATTTGTACCAACTTATAAAAGCCGAAGGAACGCACAAACAATACGGAGGAATAAACCCTAACCCCGATAACCCGCATCCTTCAAATCCCTTACACACAAATAAATACAGGCAAACCTTTGCCTTCGACATAATAGGGAACATGACAAATAAGATAAGCACAACCAATATTGAAGGAGGCTCAATAAGCAGTGACGACACAAAACTAAACTATGAGCTGGACTACGAATATGACAATAAATACGCCCACCGCCTAATAAGAGCAGGAAACCGTTATTACCGCTACGACGCCAACGGCAACATAACGGCCGAAAAAGACGGCCCCTTTACAGAAAAGGAAGATTTTACGTTTACCTACTCATACTTTGCAGAACATGACGTATACGGCGTAGATTACGGCTTTGACTTAGAACCCCCTGAAGATGACCCTGCAAACCTGGAAGTAGGCACAACAAGCACTACACCTACAGGAGGCTATCGACGGGACTACACATGGAACGAAAGAAATCTCTTGATAAAATCAGATGATAAGTTAAACACAGTAATATACCGCTACGGAGATGACGGACAGAGAGCCTTAAAATTTACGCAACAGAGTAATAGTGAAACTCTTTATTTCAATAACTTTTATTCGGTACATCAAGTTGCCCATGAGCCCAACCACGAACACGGACTTAGAGTAAGTAAACACATCTTTGTCGGAAACTCAAGATTAGTAACGGCCATGACTCACGCCGATAATAACGGCGACACAACAGAACAGAATGAGAAGCGATATTATTATCATGCAGATCACTTACAAAGTGCCCAATTCATAACCGACGTCAGAGGCGAACAATATGAACATATAGAGTATACACCATACGGGGAACTCTGGATAGAGGAGACTGCTCCCGGAATCGATAAGTTACCGTTTAGGTTTACGGGAAAGGAATTAGATGAGGAAACAGGATTGTATTATTATGGGGCAAGGTATCTTGATCCGAAGTATAGTAGGTGGCTAAGTGGAGATCCGGCATTAAACGATTATATACCGCAAGCTCCTGTAAATGACGAAGCGAAGAAACACAACGAGAACTTACCTGGAATGGGCGGAGTGTTTAATGTGGTGAACCTTCATGTGTATCATTATGCGGGGAATAATCCGGTTAAGTATACTGACCCGGATGGAGAAAAAATACTGGATGTTAGTACGACTTTGGTCCAAGAAAACGGAGAAGAAGATCCCTTAGGTAAGGGTAATACTACAATTGCTTCACATGGCTGTGTTTTAACAGCATATACTAGAATTGCAAATGCGATAAGTGCTATTGGTGAACGTACATTACAAAATGCTAATTCATTGGCTCTTAAGAAGGATATTTATGATGGAAATAACAAAAATTTAATATTTAACTCTCCTACTGCTTCCAAATTAGTAAATTCCATATCTATTCTAAGTGAATATAAAATGTCATTTTATAAATCATTAAATAATATTAGCTTAAATGAATATGGTAGCGAATTGGAAAAACTAAGCAAATCAGAAGACTTATATGCTATTACCATTAGAGTTTCAAATAAGTATGGAGGTCATACTGTCAACATGAATTCTGATGGAATTATTGTGGATACTGAAGATAATTATACCATCAAAATTAATAATACCTCAGAAAAAGGATATTTACCGTCAACAGTCGTTAATGATATCATAACGGATTCTTCAGCTATAATCCGTATTGATATATTTAAGATAGAAAAGGTAAAAACTGTTCCATTTTTACCCGAATAACTTATTAAGGGAGACTAAATAATGAAAATTTTAAGGAATATGATTTTTATTTTTATGTTGGTTCTTTTGGTTTCATGTACAAAAAGAGAAAATAATGAATTCGATA
It encodes:
- a CDS encoding RHS repeat-associated core domain-containing protein; this translates as MKTSYLFKHSAYLFSRTAIEAEILFAVCLSKKQALTGGKSLACEDKCSKKIGAESAVLNFVFFILIKNKIEQSAKRNSLLKKTTDRTFENRRSRYKEPSKNKAEAYRVYVEHLFLRSDAGDARIFSKEVIHDGLGRINYTAKEGEVYIEGTADSTQTGWNVSGAVYYDEDGRKKGEGQPVFYGGDIQNELSGSSSQILLYEKLNELKHPTSYEYDGLGRVIKTTLPDGNIQRNEYSIDSSLQITKTTDPLENVNISKKDIRGNIKEVERRDKNNTLLTKAKYEYSVLGEMLRAYDAKDNLLAVNYDMLGRRISLESLDMGRKEWNYDDKGRLEYESDSVLRSKLASIKYEYDGLDRIIKIDYPFSEDVEYEYGPPGDKGAGEIIRKKDETGETMYSYGLLNEVKTETRTIKRGRDFQKPVTAVFNYEADYLGRMQSISYPDGEVLTYSYDKGGQLKGVIGKKGIETYRYVDNILYDEHSQRVYIKYGNGVETRYNYDPARRWLKDIKTENKDKNLVFQKINYNFDAVGNVEGYINTASKYETSQSYSYDNLYQLIKAEGTHKQYGGINPNPDNPHPSNPLHTNKYRQTFAFDIIGNMTNKISTTNIEGGSISSDDTKLNYELDYEYDNKYAHRLIRAGNRYYRYDANGNITAEKDGPFTEKEDFTFTYSYFAEHDVYGVDYGFDLEPPEDDPANLEVGTTSTTPTGGYRRDYTWNERNLLIKSDDKLNTVIYRYGDDGQRALKFTQQSNSETLYFNNFYSVHQVAHEPNHEHGLRVSKHIFVGNSRLVTAMTHADNNGDTTEQNEKRYYYHADHLQSAQFITDVRGEQYEHIEYTPYGELWIEETAPGIDKLPFRFTGKELDEETGLYYYGARYLDPKYSRWLSGDPALNDYIPQAPVNDEAKKHNENLPGMGGVFNVVNLHVYHYAGNNPVKYTDPDGEKILDVSTTLVQENGEEDPLGKGNTTIASHGCVLTAYTRIANAISAIGERTLQNANSLALKKDIYDGNNKNLIFNSPTASKLVNSISILSEYKMSFYKSLNNISLNEYGSELEKLSKSEDLYAITIRVSNKYGGHTVNMNSDGIIVDTEDNYTIKINNTSEKGYLPSTVVNDIITDSSAIIRIDIFKIEKVKTVPFLPE